Proteins co-encoded in one Christiangramia fulva genomic window:
- a CDS encoding glycoside hydrolase family 43 protein, which produces MKPNSLLLTFLCLFFLINLHSQKNNKIHKDLPLDSIYLSDPFILADESSQTYYMTGTGGRMWKSKNLNTWNGPYDIVKTDPNSWMGKDPMIWAAEIHKYKGKYYYFATFTNSEINIDTVNKNIIPRRASHILMSEKPDGPYVPMKDPTYLPANKPTLDGTFWVENDAPYMIYCHEWLQNLNGTIEKILLKPDLSGSIGKGEILFKASDSPWSKERNDQGEIFPNKVTDGPFLFKTQTGKLGMLWTSWVFNKYTQGVAYSKSGTIDGPWEQQKEPITPPNFGHGMLFRTFDGELLMALHSHRVDKSGRYIRIPKLFKVDDSGDKLIIIGKFPSK; this is translated from the coding sequence ATGAAACCTAATAGTTTACTTCTAACATTTCTTTGTTTATTTTTCCTAATAAACCTCCATTCTCAGAAAAATAATAAGATCCACAAAGATTTACCTCTGGACTCTATCTATTTAAGCGACCCTTTTATTTTAGCTGACGAATCCTCCCAAACCTATTATATGACAGGAACAGGAGGTAGAATGTGGAAAAGTAAAAACCTGAATACCTGGAATGGGCCTTATGATATTGTTAAAACAGATCCAAATTCCTGGATGGGAAAAGACCCGATGATATGGGCAGCAGAGATTCATAAATACAAAGGCAAGTATTACTATTTTGCAACCTTTACTAATTCTGAAATAAATATAGATACCGTCAACAAGAACATTATACCTAGAAGGGCAAGTCATATTTTAATGAGTGAAAAACCCGATGGGCCTTATGTGCCCATGAAAGACCCTACTTATTTACCAGCAAATAAACCTACCTTAGACGGTACCTTCTGGGTGGAGAATGACGCTCCCTATATGATATACTGCCATGAATGGCTTCAGAACTTGAATGGCACCATTGAAAAAATACTTTTGAAACCGGATCTGAGCGGATCTATAGGCAAAGGAGAAATTCTTTTTAAAGCAAGCGATTCTCCCTGGAGTAAAGAGCGCAATGACCAGGGTGAAATCTTTCCGAATAAAGTCACCGACGGCCCTTTTCTTTTTAAAACACAAACTGGAAAATTGGGAATGCTATGGACCAGCTGGGTTTTTAATAAGTATACCCAGGGAGTGGCCTATTCAAAAAGCGGTACTATTGATGGTCCCTGGGAGCAGCAAAAAGAACCTATTACTCCCCCTAATTTTGGCCATGGAATGTTGTTTCGAACTTTTGACGGAGAATTATTGATGGCTCTTCACAGCCATAGAGTAGATAAGAGCGGCCGCTATATTCGTATCCCCAAATTATTTAAGGTGGATGATTCGGGAGATAAATTAATTATAATCGGAAAGTTTCCGTCAAAATAG
- a CDS encoding BNR repeat-containing protein, giving the protein MKYQILLIVTILFIGCSPLKVNRIDIGTGWSRNSVNTVIFRQNALTTYGNNQVTAYYDSDSNLILARRKLGSRNWTVYKTGYKGDTSDAHRDISIAVDGEGYLHVSWDHHNSHLRYAKSKAPLQLELGPELLMTGKLEEKVTYPEFYNLPDGNLLFCYRSGQSGKGSMVMNFYDHETKEWSQLHSNLLDGEEERSAYWQGTVDENGAVHLSWTWRESWDVATNHDICYAVSYDNGKTWEKSTGEKYQLPITEKTAEYAWRVPQHSNLINQTSMTTNNEGLPFIATYWEEDGSTQYQVIYRHNDKWKHINTGFRKTNFDLGGGGTKSIPISRPEILVNGKGKLEKILLLFRDEERGNKISLASKILNSNKSWEITDISMEEVGQWEPNYDRLLWKEKEKLNVFMQKVRQVDAEGLAKLPATPVSILELKNIP; this is encoded by the coding sequence ATGAAGTACCAAATTCTTCTGATCGTTACTATTTTATTCATTGGCTGTTCTCCTCTAAAGGTGAACCGTATAGATATTGGTACTGGCTGGTCACGAAATTCCGTGAACACGGTTATTTTCAGGCAGAATGCCCTCACAACTTATGGAAACAATCAGGTTACAGCCTATTATGATTCCGACAGTAATTTAATTCTTGCCAGGAGAAAGTTAGGTTCTCGAAATTGGACTGTTTATAAAACCGGATACAAAGGAGATACTTCTGATGCTCACCGGGATATTAGCATAGCTGTAGACGGTGAGGGCTACCTGCACGTCAGCTGGGATCATCACAATTCACATTTACGCTATGCCAAAAGCAAAGCACCTTTGCAACTCGAGTTGGGACCGGAATTGCTTATGACAGGAAAGCTAGAAGAAAAAGTGACCTATCCTGAATTTTATAATCTTCCGGATGGAAACTTGCTGTTTTGTTATCGGTCAGGTCAGTCAGGCAAAGGTAGTATGGTCATGAATTTTTATGACCATGAGACCAAAGAATGGTCTCAACTCCATTCAAACCTTTTAGATGGTGAAGAGGAGAGAAGTGCCTATTGGCAGGGAACAGTTGATGAGAATGGTGCAGTTCATTTGTCATGGACCTGGCGAGAGAGTTGGGATGTTGCTACAAATCATGATATTTGTTACGCGGTTTCTTATGACAATGGGAAAACCTGGGAAAAATCAACAGGAGAGAAGTACCAACTTCCTATTACTGAAAAAACTGCGGAATATGCGTGGAGAGTTCCACAGCACAGTAATCTTATCAATCAAACCAGTATGACAACCAATAATGAAGGGTTGCCTTTTATTGCCACTTATTGGGAGGAAGATGGAAGCACACAATATCAGGTAATATACAGGCATAATGATAAATGGAAGCATATTAATACTGGTTTTCGGAAAACAAATTTTGACCTGGGAGGCGGCGGTACTAAAAGTATTCCAATTTCGCGCCCTGAGATACTGGTAAATGGAAAGGGAAAACTGGAGAAAATCCTTCTCCTCTTCAGGGATGAAGAAAGAGGTAATAAAATTAGTTTGGCAAGTAAAATACTCAATTCAAATAAGTCATGGGAAATAACCGATATTTCTATGGAAGAAGTTGGGCAATGGGAACCTAATTATGACCGCCTGCTCTGGAAAGAAAAAGAAAAACTCAATGTTTTCATGCAGAAAGTAAGACAGGTCGATGCCGAAGGCCTGGCGAAATTACCGGCAACACCTGTGAGCATCCTCGAATTAAAGAATATCCCCTAA
- a CDS encoding family 43 glycosylhydrolase: MQSSFRIYLFIVSITFLFQSCTASKEIEEKRFQNYLFTYFTGNREGEEAVHYAISPDGYHFYALNNDQPIINTKDISEAGGVRDPHILRAENGMFYMVLTDLKSANGWTNTAMVMLKSKDLIHWESSIVDIPQVFTNKYSDAIRVWAPQTIYDDNTGKYMVYFSMLQPGSYDKIYYAYANKDFTSLEEAPKQLFFNPKEMAAIDGDIIKKEGKFYLFYKTEGSTDKGIKVAISDSLTEGFEPLPGNVDQTDKAVEGSSVFKLIDSDKYILMYDVYMDGEYQFAQSTDLKNFKAIDEEISMNFHPRHGTVIPITNQETEELLKAFPPGQIPWVMTSESSQVKKMNIVKKLKKGNLYLPVKQGTDLANFDPEFKLWPDVTISPEEPQDYTKEAVEYTLHLPDGKKETISVKAEINNNPVLEGYYADPEIIYSHKDGKYYLYPTSDGFTGWSGTYFKTFSSKDLVNWSDEGVILDLKKEVSWADRHAWAPTIAEKKVNGKYLYYYYFTAAQKIGVAVSDDPAGHFIDSGEPLVSEKPEGVQGGQNIDPDVFTDPKSGKSYLYWGNGFMAVAELNEDMTSLKKGTIKVITPDNTFREGTEVFYRNGKYYFLWSEDDTRSPNYKVRYATADSPFGPLNIPENNIVIQKDEEKQIYATGHNSVINVPETDQWYIVYHRFTRPKGIEMGRAAGFHREVSIDKMEFDKDGSIIEVEPSLKGIGPLE, translated from the coding sequence ATGCAATCCAGTTTTCGAATTTACTTGTTTATAGTTTCAATTACTTTCCTTTTTCAATCCTGCACAGCTTCCAAAGAAATCGAGGAAAAGAGATTTCAAAACTATCTTTTTACCTATTTTACTGGAAATAGGGAAGGAGAAGAGGCAGTTCACTATGCTATAAGCCCCGATGGCTATCATTTTTATGCTCTTAATAATGATCAGCCAATAATTAATACCAAAGATATAAGTGAAGCCGGTGGAGTTCGCGATCCTCATATTCTAAGGGCTGAAAATGGTATGTTTTATATGGTATTGACCGATTTAAAATCAGCAAATGGCTGGACAAATACGGCTATGGTTATGTTGAAGTCTAAAGATTTGATACACTGGGAATCATCTATAGTAGATATTCCTCAGGTATTTACAAATAAGTATTCAGATGCTATAAGAGTTTGGGCACCCCAGACCATCTATGATGATAACACTGGGAAATATATGGTTTATTTTTCCATGCTTCAGCCGGGGAGTTATGACAAGATTTATTATGCTTATGCCAATAAAGATTTTACCAGTTTAGAGGAAGCTCCCAAACAACTGTTTTTTAACCCTAAAGAAATGGCTGCTATAGATGGAGATATTATTAAAAAAGAAGGAAAGTTTTATCTTTTCTATAAAACAGAAGGTTCAACGGATAAAGGAATTAAGGTTGCAATTTCCGATAGTCTAACGGAAGGCTTTGAACCCCTTCCTGGAAATGTAGATCAAACTGATAAAGCTGTAGAAGGCTCTAGTGTTTTTAAACTGATAGATTCAGATAAATACATTCTTATGTATGATGTCTATATGGATGGGGAATATCAGTTTGCCCAAAGTACTGATCTTAAGAATTTCAAGGCCATAGACGAGGAAATTTCAATGAATTTTCACCCGCGCCATGGAACAGTAATTCCCATTACAAATCAGGAAACTGAAGAATTACTAAAAGCTTTTCCACCCGGTCAAATTCCATGGGTAATGACCTCTGAGTCATCCCAAGTTAAAAAAATGAATATTGTAAAAAAATTGAAGAAGGGTAATCTTTATCTTCCTGTAAAGCAAGGAACAGACCTGGCAAACTTTGACCCGGAATTTAAATTATGGCCGGATGTCACAATTTCACCTGAGGAGCCACAGGATTATACCAAAGAAGCTGTTGAATATACTTTACACCTGCCCGATGGAAAAAAAGAAACGATATCTGTGAAGGCTGAAATTAATAATAATCCGGTACTGGAAGGATATTATGCCGATCCCGAAATAATTTATTCTCATAAAGATGGAAAATATTATCTGTACCCTACCAGTGATGGTTTTACTGGCTGGTCTGGGACCTATTTTAAAACATTTTCTTCTAAGGATCTTGTGAATTGGTCAGACGAAGGCGTGATACTTGATCTTAAAAAGGAAGTTTCATGGGCCGATCGCCACGCATGGGCACCTACTATTGCTGAAAAGAAGGTAAATGGTAAATACCTTTATTACTACTACTTCACAGCTGCCCAAAAAATAGGAGTGGCGGTTTCTGATGATCCTGCAGGTCATTTTATTGATAGCGGTGAGCCTTTGGTTTCTGAAAAACCTGAAGGAGTGCAGGGAGGCCAGAATATTGACCCGGATGTATTTACAGATCCTAAAAGTGGTAAAAGCTATCTCTATTGGGGAAATGGTTTTATGGCTGTTGCAGAGCTTAATGAGGATATGACTTCTTTGAAGAAAGGCACTATAAAAGTGATCACTCCAGATAATACTTTCAGGGAAGGAACAGAAGTTTTTTATCGTAATGGGAAATATTATTTCCTGTGGTCTGAAGATGACACGAGAAGCCCTAATTACAAGGTGCGTTACGCTACAGCCGATTCACCTTTTGGACCACTGAATATTCCGGAAAATAATATTGTAATTCAGAAAGATGAGGAAAAGCAGATCTATGCGACCGGCCATAATTCGGTTATAAATGTGCCGGAAACAGATCAGTGGTATATCGTGTACCACAGGTTTACCAGGCCAAAGGGAATAGAAATGGGCCGCGCTGCTGGTTTTCACCGCGAGGTAAGTATAGACAAAATGGAGTTTGATAAAGACGGGAGTATTATTGAGGTAGAGCCGAGCCTGAAGGGAATAGGCCCTTTGGAATAA
- a CDS encoding family 43 glycosylhydrolase, with product MRQNENPFSLVLLFFAFGLLLCTQQNLKAQTGNIKNDKFWDTKTGEPIYSQGGGIFTFTDPEDGVEKYYWYGAHYREAELYRDNPAVTQERNHIEAVTCYTSEDLVNWEFESNALERSEVVDHYERTFWMGRLGVAYVKEIDKYAMLVQHNDGVLIALSETPAGPFKVHNRLDMTERIGTPNTGDQTVFTDPDTGISYLVYSYGEGRNKIYVSEIGVKDDKVTLLDVTQIFRGKGREGNCMLKHNGKYYVFASNLYGWDSSYAYYMVSEDIRGPYSPKNKMLITPGSYEDYAHITQTGFFVNVQGSEKETAIYCGDRWSDFAGNGLGYNQWVPLSFDGETPYFNSLNSWNFNESTGEWTVADDNNYVKNASFEADRKAIPSPMKPIQEQLLGWYSEVEQGNVIVIESEESPVLNYFNTEEDRKHVIGEKSLNIADNIDFKRKVFQIIESSPYVKLKDGSYKLSAKVKNSGDFNKLEMYAESSGKRIATQIATPKDTWETIQIGDVQVRNGKVEIGFIAEGEGGASCQVDDVSLAQK from the coding sequence ATGAGGCAGAATGAAAATCCTTTTTCACTTGTATTACTGTTTTTTGCTTTTGGGCTATTGCTATGCACCCAACAAAATTTAAAAGCCCAAACTGGAAATATTAAAAATGATAAATTCTGGGATACCAAAACAGGGGAGCCTATTTACAGTCAGGGAGGTGGTATTTTTACCTTTACTGACCCTGAAGATGGAGTAGAAAAATATTATTGGTATGGTGCTCATTACAGGGAGGCAGAGTTATACCGCGATAATCCTGCTGTAACCCAGGAAAGAAATCATATTGAGGCTGTTACTTGCTATACCTCTGAAGATTTGGTTAACTGGGAATTTGAAAGTAATGCATTGGAAAGATCAGAGGTAGTAGACCATTATGAAAGAACTTTCTGGATGGGAAGATTAGGTGTGGCTTATGTTAAGGAAATCGATAAGTATGCCATGCTCGTCCAGCATAATGATGGGGTTCTAATAGCGCTTTCTGAAACTCCTGCCGGACCTTTCAAAGTTCATAACAGGCTGGATATGACTGAAAGAATCGGGACTCCCAATACAGGTGACCAAACTGTTTTTACCGATCCCGATACCGGCATCTCCTATTTAGTCTATTCATACGGGGAGGGCAGGAATAAAATTTATGTTTCTGAAATTGGCGTTAAAGATGACAAAGTAACCCTCTTGGATGTTACTCAGATTTTTAGAGGAAAAGGTCGGGAAGGAAATTGTATGCTTAAGCACAATGGTAAATACTATGTATTTGCATCAAATCTTTATGGATGGGATTCTTCATACGCTTATTATATGGTTTCTGAGGATATCAGAGGGCCATATTCTCCCAAAAATAAAATGCTAATCACCCCAGGTAGTTATGAGGACTATGCGCATATAACGCAAACAGGTTTTTTTGTAAACGTACAAGGCTCAGAGAAGGAAACCGCAATTTACTGTGGAGACCGCTGGTCTGACTTTGCTGGCAATGGCCTAGGATATAATCAATGGGTGCCCCTTTCGTTTGATGGAGAAACCCCTTACTTTAACTCATTAAATTCCTGGAATTTTAATGAAAGCACAGGGGAGTGGACTGTGGCTGATGATAATAATTATGTAAAAAATGCAAGCTTCGAGGCTGACAGAAAGGCAATACCAAGCCCTATGAAACCAATTCAGGAACAACTCTTAGGCTGGTACTCGGAAGTTGAACAGGGGAATGTAATAGTCATTGAATCAGAAGAATCGCCAGTATTGAATTATTTCAACACTGAAGAGGACCGGAAACATGTAATTGGCGAGAAAAGCTTAAATATTGCAGATAATATTGATTTTAAAAGAAAGGTATTCCAAATAATTGAATCTTCGCCCTATGTGAAACTAAAGGATGGTTCTTATAAATTATCGGCTAAAGTTAAGAACAGCGGAGATTTTAATAAATTAGAGATGTACGCCGAAAGTTCTGGAAAAAGAATAGCAACCCAAATTGCCACCCCAAAAGATACCTGGGAGACAATTCAAATTGGCGATGTTCAGGTAAGAAATGGTAAAGTGGAAATAGGTTTTATAGCAGAGGGTGAAGGTGGTGCGAGCTGCCAGGTAGACGATGTTTCATTAGCTCAGAAATAA
- a CDS encoding DUF2264 domain-containing protein, whose amino-acid sequence MRFISGKTIILLLFTILTVLRTQAQQVALKERKPEAVRDFFVSSLVKIGDPVLEALSRNELKKQMPVELSPHAWDNRTHVTYLEAFGRLLSGMAPWLELGPDKTQEGKLRAKYIDLARKSIHNATNPQSPDFMNFTNDRQPLVDAAFFAQALLRAPGQLWEPLDKTTKENVISALKSTRQIQPYYSNWLLFSGMIEAALLKFDNNTDKFRLELPLKKHMEWYLGDGMYGDGPDFHWDYYNSFVIQPMMLDILKAANEAGMDKKNEYQEVVRRAMRYAEIQERLISPEGTYPPIGRSLAYRFGAFQLLSQIALWQKLPDEIKPAQVRSALYTVIKNQLGAEGTFDENGWLQIGLYGHQPNIAEGYISTGSLYLCSEAFLVLGLAPDTDFWSNPPAPWTQKKIWSGDEIPIDHAK is encoded by the coding sequence ATGAGATTCATTTCTGGGAAAACAATCATACTTCTCCTTTTTACAATTCTGACAGTATTAAGAACTCAGGCTCAGCAGGTAGCACTGAAAGAGAGAAAACCGGAAGCCGTCCGTGATTTTTTTGTCTCCTCTTTGGTGAAAATCGGAGACCCGGTACTTGAGGCCCTGAGCAGGAATGAACTGAAAAAACAAATGCCTGTAGAACTTTCTCCTCATGCATGGGATAATCGCACACATGTGACTTATCTCGAGGCATTTGGCCGACTTCTATCAGGCATGGCTCCGTGGCTTGAATTAGGACCAGACAAAACGCAGGAAGGCAAATTGAGAGCGAAGTACATTGATTTAGCCAGAAAATCCATTCACAATGCTACCAATCCTCAATCTCCAGATTTCATGAATTTCACCAATGACAGACAGCCTCTGGTAGATGCCGCCTTTTTTGCACAGGCTTTACTGAGAGCTCCCGGACAACTTTGGGAACCCTTGGATAAAACCACCAAAGAGAATGTGATTTCAGCATTAAAATCTACCCGCCAGATACAGCCATACTACAGCAACTGGTTACTGTTTTCTGGAATGATAGAAGCGGCCCTGCTAAAATTTGATAATAATACAGATAAATTCCGTCTCGAACTTCCTTTGAAAAAACATATGGAATGGTATCTCGGAGATGGGATGTATGGTGACGGCCCAGATTTTCACTGGGATTATTACAATAGTTTTGTAATACAGCCAATGATGCTTGATATCCTGAAGGCCGCAAATGAAGCTGGAATGGATAAAAAAAATGAGTACCAAGAGGTGGTGAGAAGGGCCATGAGATATGCTGAAATTCAGGAAAGACTAATCTCTCCTGAAGGCACCTACCCTCCTATTGGCCGTTCCCTTGCCTATAGATTTGGTGCTTTCCAGTTACTTTCTCAAATTGCACTTTGGCAGAAGCTTCCAGACGAAATAAAACCTGCCCAGGTACGTTCTGCACTTTATACCGTAATAAAAAATCAATTGGGTGCCGAAGGCACCTTTGATGAAAATGGATGGTTACAAATAGGGCTGTATGGCCATCAACCAAATATAGCCGAAGGATATATCTCGACGGGGAGCCTTTATTTGTGTTCCGAAGCTTTTTTAGTACTGGGACTTGCTCCAGATACAGATTTCTGGTCAAACCCACCCGCCCCCTGGACTCAAAAGAAGATCTGGAGTGGTGATGAAATACCAATAGATCACGCAAAGTAA
- a CDS encoding glycoside hydrolase family 88 protein, producing the protein MKKICIKLKTIGILLAIAIALFNVSCSVQQKISGKKIDDTLALAADQYQYMAKQLPPERFPKTYYLEQDRLETSGSGWWVSGFYPGTLLYLYQAEKDPQLKEEAERILEDLKKEQFNTSTHDLGFMMFCSFGNANRIDPKENYQEVLMNSAKSLASRFDKDVGAIRSWDSPGESFLVIIDNMMNLELLLWAYEHSGNEKYKNIAITHANTTIKNHFRKDYSSYHVVEYNENTGEVIKKRTAQGAADESSWARGQAWGLYGFTVMYRYTHDEKYLDQAKKIAEFILNHSNLAKDKIPYWDFNAPQIPNAFRDSSAGAIIASALLELSKYTDEQKSRKYFISAETMLRSLMSDKYLAKRGSNGGFILKHGVGNMPANSEVDVPLTYGDYYFIEALKRYKNLTKI; encoded by the coding sequence ATGAAAAAAATCTGTATAAAACTTAAAACAATTGGTATTCTTTTGGCAATAGCGATAGCATTATTTAATGTAAGTTGTTCAGTACAGCAAAAAATTTCAGGAAAGAAAATAGATGATACCCTGGCACTTGCTGCCGATCAATATCAATATATGGCAAAACAACTGCCACCGGAAAGATTTCCAAAGACATATTATTTGGAACAAGATCGATTGGAAACTAGTGGATCTGGATGGTGGGTAAGCGGCTTTTATCCTGGCACTCTGCTTTATTTATATCAGGCAGAAAAAGATCCCCAATTAAAAGAAGAGGCCGAAAGAATTCTGGAAGACCTTAAGAAAGAACAATTTAATACTTCTACCCACGACCTCGGTTTTATGATGTTTTGTAGTTTTGGAAATGCCAACAGAATAGATCCAAAGGAAAACTATCAGGAGGTATTAATGAACAGTGCAAAATCGTTGGCCAGCCGCTTTGATAAAGACGTAGGTGCCATTCGTTCCTGGGATTCCCCGGGGGAGAGCTTTCTTGTAATCATTGATAATATGATGAACCTCGAATTATTATTATGGGCCTATGAACACAGCGGTAATGAAAAATATAAGAACATCGCTATTACCCACGCCAATACAACCATCAAGAACCATTTCCGGAAGGATTACAGTTCGTATCATGTAGTGGAATACAATGAAAACACGGGTGAGGTAATCAAAAAAAGAACAGCTCAGGGAGCGGCCGATGAATCATCCTGGGCAAGAGGTCAGGCGTGGGGACTTTATGGATTTACTGTTATGTACCGCTATACTCACGATGAGAAATATCTTGACCAGGCCAAAAAAATAGCCGAATTCATCCTTAACCATTCGAACCTGGCGAAAGATAAGATACCTTACTGGGATTTCAATGCCCCTCAAATCCCAAATGCATTCAGGGATTCCTCTGCTGGTGCAATTATAGCTTCAGCTCTGCTGGAGTTGAGCAAATATACAGATGAACAAAAAAGCAGAAAGTACTTCATTAGCGCTGAAACAATGCTAAGATCACTTATGAGCGATAAATACCTGGCTAAAAGAGGAAGCAATGGTGGTTTTATCCTCAAGCATGGCGTGGGTAATATGCCAGCCAATAGCGAAGTAGATGTTCCTCTTACCTATGGAGATTACTACTTCATCGAAGCTTTGAAAAGATATAAGAACCTGACTAAAATCTGA
- a CDS encoding glycoside hydrolase family 16 protein: protein MKIKVLIITIVTINSFTGCKRPASIFAEKQNDTYPAYNLVWADEFNENGKPHKDNWSYEHGFLRNNELQWYQEENASLKNGSLIIEGRREKIKNPLYNPKSNDWRQTREFAEYTSSSLNTRGKKEFKYGIIEVRAKIDTASGNWPAIWTLGIEKPWPANGEVDIMEFYKIDGKPHILANAAWNESQQVKWDSEKIPFSHFLEKDSNWSENFHIWKMDWTREYIRLYLDDDLLNEIDLNETTNPDGFNPFRQPHYLLLNLALGSNGGDPVKTRFPVQYKVDYVRVYQKK, encoded by the coding sequence ATGAAAATCAAAGTTCTGATAATTACCATTGTGACCATTAACTCTTTTACTGGTTGTAAAAGACCTGCTTCCATTTTTGCTGAAAAACAAAACGATACATATCCGGCTTATAACCTCGTATGGGCCGACGAATTTAATGAGAACGGAAAACCTCATAAGGACAACTGGTCATATGAGCATGGCTTTTTAAGGAACAATGAACTGCAGTGGTACCAGGAAGAAAATGCAAGTTTAAAAAATGGATCGCTTATAATTGAAGGTCGTCGGGAAAAGATCAAAAACCCCCTTTATAATCCCAAAAGCAATGATTGGCGACAGACTCGGGAATTTGCTGAGTACACTTCTTCCAGTCTAAACACTCGCGGTAAAAAAGAGTTTAAATATGGCATCATTGAAGTAAGAGCAAAAATAGATACTGCCAGTGGTAACTGGCCTGCTATCTGGACTCTAGGTATTGAAAAGCCATGGCCGGCAAATGGTGAAGTTGACATAATGGAATTTTATAAGATTGATGGCAAACCTCATATTTTGGCCAATGCAGCCTGGAATGAATCACAGCAGGTGAAATGGGATAGTGAAAAGATCCCCTTTTCTCATTTTCTTGAAAAAGACTCGAATTGGTCCGAAAACTTCCACATATGGAAAATGGATTGGACCAGAGAATACATCCGTCTTTATCTGGACGACGATCTACTGAACGAAATTGATCTGAATGAAACCACAAATCCTGATGGATTTAATCCATTCCGGCAGCCTCATTACTTGTTGCTAAACCTGGCTCTTGGTTCCAATGGGGGCGATCCCGTGAAAACCCGTTTTCCGGTCCAATATAAAGTTGATTATGTACGGGTATATCAAAAGAAATAA